From Methylopila sp. M107, a single genomic window includes:
- a CDS encoding VWA domain-containing protein, which produces MIEFLGLTLLRPWWLLGLPVAVAAAFMAVRRSGGVGDWRRAVDAHLLEAIARRGGVVAGKGRGAIVAAAAAGLVAIALIGPAAERTDASAFRNLDTMIIALDLSRSVAESPEFRDAKLAAMAAAEAAGTRQVAIVAFAGDAYLVSPPTTDRKGLETTLFALDGQTVPDAGSAPARALGLARKTLKDSGVVGGDVVLITDGGGIDDGAMGEARGLVSDGQSVSTLYVAPKTATGAPPGQKVTGRPELEALASVGGGVSAGVETPEAVNEKLSRNVAERLGPGAFSSLIWYDYGRWLLGFAMIPALFLFRRGG; this is translated from the coding sequence ATGATCGAGTTCTTGGGCCTCACCCTCCTCCGCCCATGGTGGCTGCTCGGTCTGCCGGTCGCCGTCGCAGCCGCCTTTATGGCGGTTCGCCGCTCGGGCGGCGTCGGCGACTGGCGGCGCGCGGTCGACGCGCATCTGCTCGAGGCGATCGCGCGCCGCGGCGGCGTGGTCGCGGGCAAGGGCCGCGGCGCGATCGTGGCCGCCGCCGCGGCGGGGCTCGTCGCGATCGCGCTGATCGGCCCGGCGGCCGAGCGGACCGACGCGAGCGCCTTCCGCAACCTCGACACGATGATCATCGCGCTCGACCTGTCGCGCTCGGTCGCCGAGAGCCCGGAGTTTCGCGACGCCAAGCTCGCCGCGATGGCGGCCGCGGAAGCCGCCGGCACGCGGCAGGTGGCCATCGTCGCCTTCGCGGGCGACGCCTATCTGGTCTCTCCGCCGACGACCGACCGCAAGGGGCTCGAAACCACCCTGTTCGCGCTCGACGGCCAGACCGTGCCGGACGCCGGCAGCGCGCCGGCCCGCGCGCTCGGCCTTGCGCGCAAGACCCTGAAGGATTCCGGCGTCGTCGGCGGCGACGTGGTGCTGATCACGGATGGCGGCGGGATCGACGACGGCGCAATGGGCGAGGCGCGCGGGCTGGTCTCGGACGGCCAGTCGGTCAGCACGCTCTATGTCGCGCCCAAGACCGCGACCGGCGCGCCTCCGGGTCAGAAGGTGACGGGCCGGCCCGAGCTCGAGGCGCTGGCGTCGGTCGGCGGCGGCGTCTCGGCCGGCGTCGAGACGCCGGAGGCGGTCAACGAAAAGCTTTCGCGCAACGTCGCCGAGCGGCTCGGTCCCGGCGCCTTCTCGTCGCTGATCTGGTACGATTACGGCCGCTGGCTGCTGGGCTTCGCGATGATCCCGGCGCTGTTCCTTTTCCGGCGGGGAGGCTGA